One window of the candidate division KSB1 bacterium genome contains the following:
- a CDS encoding tetratricopeptide repeat protein: MIFFIACDYKSDQSKGRFAVAATFVGANVCAECHQRQTELWRGSHHDRAMQVADSATVLGDFNHATFKKDGVTTTFFKKQNDYFVRTEGPDGKLQEYKIAYTFGVYPLQQYLIAFPNGRYQALSICWDARPAAEGGQRWFHLYPNEKIDYKDLLHWTGPYQNWNFMCAECHSTNVQKNYSLPEDRFNTSWSEINVSCEACHGPGSRHVDWAHQLKRGRRVIDPTKALAVTFADTAEGTWSFKPGQAIATRTRALSSRAELETCARCHARRAQIWSAYQYGRPLAETHRVALLDEGVYHADGQTMAVEEVYEYGSFLQSKMYEAGVTCSDCHDSHSLRLRFPGNAICLQCHLPEKYDVPAHHFHKINTEAAQCVSCHMVERKYMVIDGRRDHSFRVPRPDLSMKLNTPNACNECHQDRTAKWASETVTKWYGTNYKDKRHFGEALYAGQTGQPDASSQLMWTVENKKVPGIIRATALSLLQQYLSATTRQTVERAITDVDPLVRRAAAAALSSLDPQTRLLLGTPLLHDPIRSVRLEAVPLLASVPPEYFNPEQRSAFDRAVAEYRESQLGNADRAETHVNLGWLATQFGEFDEAETSYRNAIRLQSSFIPAYINLADLYRAQNREGEAEKILRRALSIAPDHADAHHALGLSLVRQNRRQEGIGELAKAAKLRPDSPRYAYVYAVALHETGEIRKALQLLQTAHEKFPQNREILMALIEYHRDAGNLQAASRWAQKLVALAPQDAATRQLVESLRMNNNAPAVKEPPQQ, from the coding sequence ATGATATTCTTTATTGCGTGTGACTATAAGTCAGATCAAAGTAAGGGCCGCTTCGCAGTTGCAGCGACTTTTGTCGGCGCGAATGTTTGCGCCGAATGCCATCAGCGGCAAACCGAGTTGTGGCGCGGCTCGCATCACGATCGCGCGATGCAAGTCGCCGACAGTGCCACGGTGCTGGGCGATTTCAACCATGCGACTTTTAAAAAAGACGGGGTGACGACGACGTTCTTCAAAAAGCAGAATGACTATTTCGTACGCACCGAAGGGCCGGACGGCAAGCTGCAAGAATACAAAATCGCCTACACCTTCGGCGTTTATCCGCTGCAACAATATCTCATTGCTTTTCCCAACGGCCGCTATCAAGCGTTGAGTATTTGCTGGGATGCCCGGCCGGCGGCGGAGGGAGGGCAGCGCTGGTTCCATCTTTATCCCAACGAAAAAATCGACTACAAAGATCTTCTGCACTGGACGGGGCCGTACCAAAACTGGAACTTCATGTGCGCCGAGTGTCATTCGACGAATGTGCAAAAAAATTATTCGCTGCCTGAAGATCGCTTTAACACGAGCTGGTCGGAGATCAATGTTTCCTGCGAGGCGTGTCACGGGCCAGGCTCGCGGCATGTTGATTGGGCACACCAGCTCAAGCGAGGCCGTCGCGTTATTGATCCAACCAAAGCGTTAGCTGTCACTTTCGCGGACACGGCGGAGGGAACGTGGAGTTTCAAGCCCGGGCAAGCCATCGCCACCCGCACGCGCGCCCTGTCATCCCGCGCTGAGCTTGAGACATGCGCCCGCTGCCACGCTCGTCGCGCGCAAATTTGGAGCGCGTATCAATATGGCAGGCCACTGGCGGAAACGCATCGGGTCGCGTTGCTTGACGAGGGGGTTTATCATGCCGACGGTCAAACGATGGCGGTTGAAGAAGTTTATGAATACGGCTCGTTTCTGCAAAGTAAAATGTATGAGGCCGGAGTAACGTGTTCGGATTGCCATGATTCGCACAGTCTCCGTCTCCGCTTTCCGGGAAACGCGATTTGCCTGCAATGCCATCTGCCGGAAAAATACGATGTGCCGGCGCATCATTTTCACAAAATCAATACCGAGGCGGCGCAATGTGTTTCCTGCCACATGGTCGAGCGCAAATACATGGTGATCGATGGCCGCCGCGATCACAGCTTTCGCGTGCCGCGTCCCGATCTCTCAATGAAATTAAATACGCCGAATGCGTGCAATGAGTGCCACCAAGATCGCACGGCAAAATGGGCAAGTGAAACCGTGACGAAGTGGTACGGGACGAATTACAAAGATAAACGGCATTTCGGTGAAGCACTTTATGCCGGACAAACCGGACAGCCCGATGCCTCGAGCCAACTCATGTGGACGGTCGAAAACAAGAAAGTGCCTGGCATCATCCGCGCCACGGCATTAAGTCTTCTACAACAATATTTGAGCGCCACTACTCGCCAAACAGTCGAGCGGGCTATCACTGATGTTGACCCCTTGGTGCGGCGCGCGGCGGCAGCAGCACTTTCGTCGCTCGATCCGCAAACGCGGCTTTTGTTGGGCACGCCATTGTTGCATGATCCCATTCGCAGTGTTCGTTTGGAAGCTGTGCCGCTGCTCGCGAGTGTTCCGCCTGAATATTTTAACCCTGAACAGCGCTCGGCGTTTGACCGCGCCGTTGCCGAATATCGCGAATCGCAGCTTGGCAACGCCGATCGCGCGGAAACGCATGTCAATCTCGGATGGCTGGCGACGCAGTTTGGAGAGTTCGACGAAGCCGAAACGTCCTATCGCAACGCGATTCGACTGCAATCGTCTTTCATTCCGGCTTACATCAATCTCGCCGATTTATATCGCGCGCAAAATCGCGAGGGCGAAGCCGAAAAGATTTTGCGCCGGGCCCTGTCGATCGCTCCCGATCACGCCGACGCGCATCATGCGCTGGGCCTGTCGCTGGTTCGCCAAAATCGCCGGCAGGAAGGAATCGGCGAATTGGCCAAGGCGGCAAAACTGCGTCCGGACTCGCCGCGTTATGCGTATGTTTATGCGGTCGCCTTGCACGAAACGGGAGAGATTCGCAAAGCATTGCAGCTTTTGCAAACGGCGCACGAAAAATTTCCGCAAAATCGCGAGATTTTGATGGCGTTGATTGAGTATCACCGCGACGCTGGCAACCTTCAAGCAGCGAGTCGTTGGGCGCAAAAGCTTGTGGCGCTTGCGCCGCAAGACGCTGCTACGCGGCAATTGGTGGAAAGCTTGCGGATGAATAACAACGCCCCCGCTGTAAAAGAACCCCCACAGCAATAA
- a CDS encoding anti-sigma factor yields the protein MSINNRKNFDCSTAAEHMHEFLDGELQSDLRATMEAHLASCADCAVTLAQLRQIETAHQQLDEQIQPPPEAYWQALPSRVMERVKLSDKRRLLALPKLPRLKSPNKRTPLAEPTREHDLLYLSPAMQKFLHGSGKYVLPLAAVAAFCFFMIRELWEKPETSIMAVATSEQPAARLEPKEAFEKAMPSTPQPAQETLAEKPEVAAKKLHRTQRETGLAQDSFLVAAAAQGAEGRQGAGLSFYIKIDSPITFSERNLAVRAPSQTGEVGTKAEAPVSISAEKPSQPVPESFVKAKDQPAAPAEETALRQEVKILSAADRENEAQGRDDQRRLSHSRAAVSSAEDRSGVSTPGKRAAMTQKSSAYAEAQQRAQQTSDLKKREKIWRDFLESDPDSSWRAMAIFELARTLAAASDSTTKPAQLEKTIAFYHEHAATLRAQMGAAEYDRQFARLQMLLNFRKAK from the coding sequence ATGTCAATAAACAATCGAAAAAATTTTGACTGCTCCACCGCGGCGGAGCACATGCACGAATTTCTCGACGGCGAGCTGCAATCCGATCTGCGCGCGACGATGGAAGCGCATCTTGCGAGCTGCGCGGATTGCGCCGTGACACTTGCGCAACTGCGCCAGATCGAAACGGCGCATCAGCAGCTCGACGAACAAATCCAGCCGCCGCCGGAGGCATATTGGCAAGCCCTGCCGTCGCGTGTGATGGAACGCGTGAAATTGTCCGACAAACGCCGTTTGCTGGCATTGCCGAAATTGCCACGTCTGAAATCTCCGAACAAACGAACGCCGCTTGCCGAACCAACCCGAGAGCACGATTTGCTCTATTTGTCGCCGGCGATGCAGAAATTCTTGCACGGTTCGGGAAAATATGTGTTGCCGTTGGCAGCGGTGGCGGCATTTTGCTTTTTTATGATTCGCGAGCTTTGGGAAAAACCGGAAACTTCGATCATGGCGGTTGCAACCTCGGAGCAACCAGCCGCCCGACTTGAGCCAAAAGAGGCGTTTGAAAAAGCCATGCCATCAACGCCGCAGCCGGCTCAAGAAACGCTTGCGGAAAAACCGGAGGTGGCGGCAAAAAAACTTCATCGGACGCAGCGTGAAACTGGATTAGCGCAGGACTCGTTTCTCGTCGCGGCGGCAGCACAGGGAGCAGAGGGGAGGCAGGGCGCGGGTCTTTCGTTTTATATCAAAATCGATTCGCCAATAACGTTTTCTGAAAGAAACCTGGCAGTGCGTGCACCATCGCAAACGGGTGAGGTTGGTACAAAGGCGGAAGCGCCGGTTTCAATTTCTGCAGAAAAACCATCCCAACCCGTTCCAGAATCGTTTGTAAAAGCTAAAGATCAACCGGCGGCGCCGGCGGAAGAAACGGCGCTACGGCAGGAAGTTAAAATCCTTTCCGCGGCTGATCGCGAAAACGAAGCGCAAGGTCGCGATGACCAAAGGAGGCTGTCTCACTCCCGCGCCGCGGTGTCTTCTGCCGAAGACCGCAGCGGCGTTTCAACTCCTGGCAAGCGCGCGGCGATGACACAGAAATCATCGGCGTACGCTGAAGCGCAACAACGCGCGCAACAAACTTCAGATTTAAAAAAGCGTGAGAAAATTTGGCGCGATTTTCTCGAATCCGATCCCGACTCGTCATGGCGGGCAATGGCGATCTTCGAGCTTGCGCGGACGCTTGCCGCCGCCAGCGACAGCACGACGAAGCCGGCGCAATTGGAAAAAACCATCGCGTTCTACCATGAACATGCGGCCACTCTGCGCGCACAGATGGGGGCTGCAGAATATGACCGCCAATTCGCGCGCCTCCAAATGTTGCTGAATTTTCGCAAGGCAAAATAA
- a CDS encoding sigma-70 family RNA polymerase sigma factor, with protein MQSHTDNGRDTAPAETMAPAIAEDRTWIEATLRGEKDAFAQLVAKYQKPLYAALRRLVRRHDDTDDLLQEAFVRAYQHLKDFDHSRPFYPWLHRIAVNLAITFIQRRKRQSNFSGLNVDEIFPTAPVTDHPDEKAEQSEMLAALEKAIERLPAEQRVVLLLRTREDMSYQELSEHLGIEIGTVMSRLARAREKLRAWLRPYLEISSAELER; from the coding sequence ATGCAATCACACACTGATAACGGACGCGACACCGCGCCGGCTGAGACAATGGCGCCGGCAATAGCCGAAGATCGCACCTGGATTGAAGCAACGCTGCGCGGTGAGAAAGATGCGTTCGCCCAATTGGTGGCGAAATATCAAAAGCCGTTGTATGCGGCTTTGCGCCGGCTCGTGCGCCGTCATGATGACACAGACGATTTGTTGCAAGAAGCGTTTGTGCGGGCGTATCAGCATCTGAAGGATTTCGACCACAGCCGGCCGTTTTATCCGTGGCTGCATCGCATCGCGGTGAATCTGGCGATCACCTTTATCCAGCGCCGCAAGCGCCAATCCAATTTTAGCGGCTTGAATGTGGATGAAATTTTTCCGACCGCGCCGGTAACCGATCATCCCGATGAGAAAGCGGAACAGAGCGAGATGCTCGCCGCGCTGGAGAAGGCCATCGAGCGCTTGCCTGCCGAGCAGCGGGTGGTTTTGCTCTTGCGCACGCGTGAAGACATGAGCTATCAGGAATTGAGCGAGCATCTCGGCATTGAAATCGGCACGGTGATGTCGCGGCTGGCGCGGGCGCGAGAGAAACTGCGGGCGTGGTTAAGGCCGTATTTGGAGATTTCGAGCGCTGAACTCGAGCGATAA